A window from Peromyscus eremicus chromosome 5, PerEre_H2_v1, whole genome shotgun sequence encodes these proteins:
- the Znf821 gene encoding zinc finger protein 821 isoform X2, whose protein sequence is MMKTDFSGDLGSQRQAIQQLRDQDSSSSDSEGDEEETTQDEVSSHTSEEDGGVVKVEKELANAEQPVGSGNEVVEHEVTENLNSDPLLELCQCPLCQLDCGSREQLIAHVYQHTAAVVSAKSYMCPVCGRALSSPGSLGRHLLIHSEDQRSNCAVCGARFTSHATFNSEKLPEVLNMESLPQVHSEGPSSAEGKDIACSPPVYPAGILLVCNNCAAYRKLLETQTPNVRKWALRRQNEPLEVRLQRLERERTAKKSRRDNETPEEREVRRMRDREAKRLQRMQETDEQRARRLQRDREAMRLKRANETPEKRQARLIREREAKRLKRRLEKMDMMLRAQFGQDPSAMAALAAEMNFFQLPVSGVELDSQLLGKMAFEEQNNSSLH, encoded by the exons GTGACAGTGAAGGTGACGAAGAGGAGACCACACAAGATGAAGTATCTTCCCACACATCAGAGGAAGATGGTGGGGTAGTCAAGGTGGAAAAAGAATTAGCAAATGCAGAACAGCCTGTTGGTAGTGGGAATGAAGTAGTAGAGCACGAG GTCACAGAAAACCTAAATTCTGACCCCTTGCTTGAACTCTGCCAGTGTCCCCTCTGCCAGCTAGACTGTGGGAGTCGGGAGCAGCTGATCGCACATGTGTACCAG CATACTGCAGCAGTGGTGAGTGCCAAGAGTTACATGTGCCCTGTCTGTGGACGGGCCCTTAGCTCCCCAGGGTCTTTGGGTCGCCACCTCCTAATCCACTCAGAAGACCAGCGGTCTAACTGTGCTGTATGTGGAGCCCGTTTTACTAGCCATGCCACTTTTAACAG TGAGAAACTTCCTGAAGTCCTTAATATGGAATCCCTACCCCAAGTCCACAGTGAGGGCCCCTCCAGTGCTGAAGGGAAGGACATTGCTTGTAGTCCTCCAGTATACCCTGCTGGAATTCTGCTTGTGTGCAACAACTGTGCTGCCTACCGCAAGCTCCTGGAAACACAGACCCCCAATGTACGCAAGTGGGCCCTCCGTCGACAGAACGAGCCTTTGGAAGTACGGCTACAACGACTTGAACGAGAACGTACAGCCAAGAAGAGTCGGCGAGACAATGAGACCCCAGAGGAGCGGGAGGTAAGACGCATGAGGGACCGTGAAGCTAAGCGCCTGCAACGAATGCAGGAGACAGATGAGCAGCGAGCTCGCCGGCTACAGCGAGACCGAGAGGCCATGAGGCTGAAGAGGGCCAATGAAACCCCAGAGAAGCGGCAGGCCCGACTCATTCGAGAGCGAGAGGCTAAGAGGCTCAAGAGGAGGCTGGAGAAAATGGACATGATGTTGCGAGCTCAGTTTGGTCAGGACCCTTCTGCCATGGCAGCCTTAGCAGCTGAAATGAACTTCTTCCAGTTGCCTGTGAGTGGGGTAGAGTTGGACAGCCAGCTTCTGGGGAAAATGGCCTTTGAAGAACAGAACAACAGCTCTCTGCACTGA